A window of Citrus sinensis cultivar Valencia sweet orange chromosome 7, DVS_A1.0, whole genome shotgun sequence contains these coding sequences:
- the LOC102615775 gene encoding glycerol kinase — MAKAKEVFIGAIDQGTTSTRFIIYDHQARPIGSHQVEFTQFYPEAGWVEHEPMEILESVRVCMAKALDKATADGHNVDSGLKAIGLTNQRETTVLWSKSTGCPLYNAIVWMDARTSSVCRKLEKELPGGKTHFLDAVGLPISTYFSAVKLLWMMENVDAVKEAIKKGDALFGTIDTWLIWNLTGGVNGGLHVTDVSNASRTMLMNLKTLDWDKPTLETLGIPAEILPKIVSNSEIIGKIGKGWPITGIPISGCLGDQHAAMLGQACKKGEAKSTYGTGAFILMNTGEEVVKSKHGLLSTLAFKLGPKAPTNYALEGSIAIAGAAVQWLRDSLGIISSASEIEELALQVNSTGGVYFVPAFNGLFAPWWRDDARGVCIGITRFTSKAHIARAVLESMCFQVKDVLDSMQKDAVEKGVIKDAKSEFLLRVDGGATVNNLLMQIQADLLGSPVIRPADIETTALGAAFAAGLAIGVFKEEEIFDSGERTKTSTTFKPVLNEEFRKKKAESWCRAVERTFNLADLSL, encoded by the exons ATGGCGAAAGCTAAGGAGGTATTCATAGGAGCAATCGATCAGGGCACAACGAGCACCAGGTTCATCATCTATGATCATCAGGCTCGTCCCATTGGATCTCACCAGGTCGAGTTCACTCAGTTTTACCCTGAAGCCGG aTGGGTCGAGCATGAGCCGATGGAGATCCTGGAGAGTGTGAGGGTGTGTATGGCTAAGGCTTTGGACAAGGCTACGGCTGATGGCCACAATGTGGACAGTGGATTGAAGGCGATTGGTTTGACCAATCAGAGGGAGACAACTGTTCTTTGGAGCAAATCTACTGGTTGTCCCCTCTATAATGCTATTGTTTGGATGGATGCTCGTACCAGTTCTGTTTGCAG GAAattggagaaggaattacctGGTGGGAAAACCCATTTTCTGGATGCCGTTGGTTTGCCTATCAGCACTTATTTCAGTGCGGTGAAACTGCTATGGATGATGGAAAATGTGGATGCTGTTAAAGAGGCTATTAAGAAGGGGGATGCCCTGTTTGGAACTATAGACACTTGGCTAATATGGAATTTAACTGGTGGAGTGAACGGTGGTTTGCATGTCACTGATGTCTCTAATGCATCGCGAACGATGCTTATGAATCTCAAAACTCTTGATTGGGATAAGCCTACACTAGAAACACTAGGGATACCGGCTGAAATTTTGCCCAAAATTGTAAGTAATTCTGAGATTATTGGAAAAATTGGCAAAGGGTGGCCAATTACCGGAATACCAATTTCAGGATGTCTTGGCGACCAGCATGCAGCTATGTTAGGACAAGCTTGTAAAAAGGGTGAGGCTAAAAGCACCTATGGTACTGGTGCTTTTATACTTATGAACACAGGTGAAGAGGTAGTTAAGTCAAAGCACGGACTTTTGAGCACTTTAGCCTTTAAGCTTGGTCCTAAAGCACCGACTAACTATGCTCTAGAGGGTTCAATTGCCATCGCTGGAGCTGCAGTCCAGTGGCTCAGAGACAGTCTGGGCATAATTAGCAGTGCAAGTGAGATCGAGGAATTGGCATTGCAGGTCAACTCGACTGGTGGGGTTTACTTTGTACCTGCTTTTAATGGATTGTTTGCTCCATGGTGGCGTGATGACGCTCGCGGCGTTTGCATTGGGATTACTAGGTTCACAAGCAAGGCTCACATTGCTCGAGCTGTGCTTGAGAGCATGTGTTTTCAAGTGAAGGATGTCTTGGATTCAATGCAAAAGGATGCAGTGGAGAAGGGTGTCATAAAGGATGCAAAGTCGGAGTTCCTGCTTAGAGTGGATGGAGGTGCTACGGTTAACAACCTCTTAATGCAGATTCAG GCGGACTTGTTGGGAAGCCCAGTCATCAGACCAGCTGACATAGAGACAACGGCTCTTGGAGCTGCCTTTGCAGCTGGATTAGCAATTGGGGTtttcaaagaagaagagattTTTGATTCTGGAGAAAGGACTAAGACTTCAACCACTTTCAAGCCTGTCTTAAACGAGGAATTCAGGAAGAAGAAAGCAGAATCCTGGTGCAGAGCTGTTGAAAGAACTTTCAACTTGGCCGATCTCTCTCTTTGA